The following coding sequences are from one Dermacentor andersoni chromosome 5, qqDerAnde1_hic_scaffold, whole genome shotgun sequence window:
- the LOC126532307 gene encoding acetylcholinesterase-1-like, producing the protein MWHISTAQFVRSSIHKLIVLVVAVECVCFALLSKTTAHNAAPVVRIGSGLVSGLQFELGGKILDAYIGIPYAQPPVGELRFKKPRPVSPWDGIYNATTKPTPCHQVPVPLLGLTKLNYTKASEDCLYVNVWKPSQPGCREQRNCTNELLPVLVYFHGGAFQWGDSALLVYDPANFVALTEIVFVTFNYRLGIFGFLSLETSDMPSNVGLWDQHMVLEWVRENIASFGGDPRQVTIGGQSAGATSVALHAASPRSKGLFKRIITQSGSPLSMVLNIFFRGEGKFINTAVLLGCYDVKMTFSEQRKQVISCLRKLDASFIMRKVEKLNFLQQIFSPFDKDEFLPFSVLSPEPWKQLHVEDVLLGTTTDEGTMFFSFLSDSFPQASEVLATQYRTVVTVVISQAMNIPVSTAKELVLAYFGGHEVEHSYNEVRDIICEIFADAVFNCPTQLFADSAAEQGIRTHRYLFAYKSTHSFFPKWMGVAHTEDLFYTMGSLPFLRDKSRYTDVLGSLGKKYLATQDYTSEEEQFMKDVVSAWGAFVRTGKPTIPRAGVIWPLYGVDKRQMLVLRPENFTIVNDMKTDRCAIWRPIFYRKDAQEVPVTSSTTAKTKKHGSPPLWKTKYTDRKPENGGSTYDQNLCGVFLVVLSTLAALPLSQSYTSTF; encoded by the exons ATGTGGCACATTTCGACGGCGCAATTTGTGAGGAGTAGCATTCACAAGCTTATTGTTCTTGTGGTTGCAGTCGAGTGTGTTTGTTTCGCGTTGCTGTCAAAGACCACGGCGCACAATGCCGCTCCTGTAGTTCGTATAGGTTCCGGCCTCGTGTCGGGTCTGCAATTCGAGCTCGGAGGCAAAATTCTGGACGCCTATATTGGGATACCGTATGCTCAGCCACCCGTCGGAGAGCTCCGATTTAAAAAGCCTAGACCAGTCTCACCGTGGGATGGCATCTACAACGCGACAACGAAGCCAACGCCTTGTCATCAGGTGCCAGTTCCCTTACTTGGACTGACCAAGTTGAACTACACAAAGGCATCTGAAGACTGCCTGTACGTTAACGTGTGGAAGCCATCGCAGCCTGGTTGTCGGGAGCAGCGAAACTGCACGAATGAACTTCTTCCAGTTCTCGTGTATTTTCACGGAGGCGCCTTTCAGTGGGGTGACTCGGCGCTGCTAGTCTACGATCCGGCGAACTTCGTGGCGCTGACAGAAATCGTGTTCGTGACGTTCAATTACCGCCTGGGAATCTTCGGATTCTTATCCCTCGAGACGTCGGATATGCCGAGTAACGTGGGCCTCTGGGACCAGCACATGGTACTCGAGTGGGTGCGTGAGAACATTGCAAGCTTCGGAGGTGATCCCCGACAAGTGACCATCGGCGGACAGAGTGCGGGGGCGACGTCGGTGGCTCTGCACGCCGCGTCTCCGCGAAGCAAGGGACTTTTCAAGAGAATAATTACACAGAGTGGCTCCCCGCTTTCCATGGTGCTGAACATTTTCTTCAGGGGTGAAGGGAAATTTATAAACACCGCCGTCTTGCTGGGTTGCTATGACGTTAAGATGACCtttagcgagcagcgtaaacagGTCATCAGCTGTCTTCGTAAACTCGATGCAAGCTTTATTATGCGAAAAGTCGAAAAACTCAACTTCTTGCAGCAAATTTTTTCGCCCTTCGATAAGGACGAATTCCTTCCCTTTTCTGTCTTGTCTCCAGAACCGTGGAAACAACTGCACGTTGAAGACGTGCTACTGGGAACCACCACTGACGAAGGAACAATGTTTTTTAGCTTCCTCTCCGACTCATTTCCTCAGGCTTCCGAAGTATTGGCTACGCAGTACAGAACTGTTGTAACAGTCGTCATATCTCAGGCTATGAACATTCCTGTGTCGACGGCAAAGGAACTAGTGCTTGCTTATTTCGGAGGACATGAAGTCGAGCACAGCTACAACGAAGTACGCGACATCATCTGCGAAATTTTCGCTGATGCTGTTTTTAACTGCCCTACTCAGCTGTTTGCTGACAGCGCGGCTGAGCAGGGAATACGGACGCACCGTTACTTGTTCGCTTACAAGTCGACGCACAGCTTTTTCCCAAAATGGATGGGTGTGGCACACACCGAAGACCTCTTTTATACTATGGGATCGCTACCGTTCCTAAGAGACAAAAGCCGTTACACCGATGTTCTTGGCTCATTGGGAAAGAAATACTTGGCCACCCAGGACTACACAAGCGAGGAAGAGCAGTTTATGAAGGATGTCGTCAGTGCTTGGGGCGCCTTTGTACGAACTGG GAAACCGACGATTCCACGGGCCGGCGTGATCTGGCCCCTATACGGGGTCGACAAGCGTCAGATGCTTGTTCTTAGGCCAGAAAACTTCACCATCGTCAACGACATGAAAACAGACCGCTGTGCCATTTGGAGGCCAATTTTCTACAGGAA GGATGCCCAGGAGGTTCCAGTGACAAGTTCGACCACAGCAAAGACAAAGAAGCACGGTAGTCCACCGTTATGGAAGACAAAGTATACTGACCGAAAACCAGAAAATGGCGGATCGACGTACGACCAAAACTTATGCGGAGTGTTTCTCGTGGTGCTGTCGACACTAGCAGCCCTTCCACTGTCGCAATCATACACGAGTACATTTTAA